The Brasilonema sennae CENA114 genome includes a region encoding these proteins:
- a CDS encoding amidohydrolase, with translation MSHKGANTRVIDLSRRTVIPGLNDSHIHLIRGGLNYNLELRWDGVPSLADGLRMLREQVDRTPPNQWVRVVGGWTEFQFAERRLPTLDEINRIAPNTPVFILHLYDRALLNRAALRAVGYTKDTPNPLGGEIQRDSYGNPTGLLIARPNAMILYSTLAKGPKLPYDHQLNSTRHFMRELNRLGITSVIDAGGGYQNYPDDYQVIEDLHKRGELTVRIGYNLFTQRPKQELEDFSGWAKIVKPGQGDDFYRMNGAGEMLVFSAADFEDFLEPRPDLADSLETELRNVVTLLAQNRWPFRLHATYDESITRFLNVFEQVNREIPFNGLHWFFDHAETISERNLERVKALGGGIAIQHRMAFQGEYFVDHYGETAAEQTPPIARMLEMDIPVGAGTDATRVASYNPFVALYWLVSGKTVGGTALYPEQNRLIRMEALRLYTVGSSWFSSEEGQKGAISPGQLADLAVLSDDFFSIPEQRIKSLESVLTVVGGKIVYASDEFRDLDPPLLPVLPEWSPVATYGGYYSTPAVPTAAKAIHLCTALCNHIHKVTCRTASSTLNTAGSLSSFWGGMGCDCFAF, from the coding sequence ATGTCTCACAAGGGAGCTAATACCAGAGTAATTGATCTGAGTCGTCGCACCGTTATTCCTGGTCTCAATGATTCTCATATCCACCTAATTCGCGGTGGCCTCAATTACAACCTGGAATTGCGGTGGGATGGCGTACCATCTCTAGCAGACGGCTTACGGATGCTGAGAGAACAGGTTGACCGAACGCCTCCAAATCAATGGGTAAGGGTTGTCGGTGGCTGGACTGAGTTTCAGTTTGCCGAACGACGGCTGCCAACGCTGGATGAAATTAATCGAATTGCACCCAACACGCCTGTATTTATTCTGCACCTGTATGATCGGGCTCTTCTAAACCGTGCGGCACTCCGAGCAGTTGGGTACACCAAAGACACTCCGAACCCATTGGGAGGTGAGATCCAACGCGACAGCTACGGGAACCCAACCGGACTGTTAATTGCCAGACCGAATGCCATGATCCTGTATTCCACCTTGGCGAAAGGTCCGAAACTGCCCTACGACCATCAACTGAATTCCACACGCCACTTCATGCGAGAACTGAATCGCCTCGGCATTACTAGCGTGATTGATGCTGGAGGTGGGTATCAAAATTATCCTGACGACTATCAAGTGATTGAGGACCTCCACAAACGGGGTGAGCTCACAGTTCGTATTGGCTATAACCTGTTCACGCAACGCCCCAAACAGGAACTAGAGGATTTCTCAGGCTGGGCGAAAATTGTTAAGCCGGGTCAGGGTGATGACTTCTATCGCATGAATGGCGCAGGTGAAATGTTAGTCTTCTCAGCGGCAGATTTTGAAGACTTCCTAGAACCCCGTCCAGATCTAGCTGACTCTTTAGAAACGGAATTGAGGAATGTTGTGACGCTGCTCGCACAGAATCGCTGGCCATTCCGTCTGCATGCCACTTATGACGAGTCCATCACGCGCTTCTTGAATGTATTTGAGCAAGTCAATCGGGAAATCCCCTTCAATGGACTGCATTGGTTCTTTGACCATGCTGAAACGATTTCTGAACGCAATCTTGAACGAGTCAAAGCATTAGGCGGTGGCATTGCTATTCAACATCGCATGGCATTTCAAGGTGAGTATTTTGTTGATCACTATGGTGAAACTGCTGCTGAACAGACACCTCCGATCGCCCGCATGCTAGAAATGGACATCCCAGTGGGAGCTGGAACCGATGCGACGCGAGTGGCTTCCTATAATCCGTTTGTTGCCCTTTACTGGCTCGTTAGCGGTAAGACCGTCGGTGGGACAGCACTTTACCCAGAGCAGAATCGCCTGATTCGAATGGAGGCACTGCGGCTTTACACGGTGGGCAGTAGTTGGTTCTCATCTGAGGAAGGGCAAAAAGGGGCAATCTCCCCCGGTCAACTGGCAGATTTAGCAGTGCTGTCCGACGATTTCTTCTCGATTCCAGAACAACGGATTAAGAGTTTGGAATCAGTTCTGACGGTTGTAGGTGGCAAGATTGTGTACGCAAGTGACGAGTTCCGTGATTTGGATCCGCCGCTGTTGCCCGTGCTGCCTGAGTGGTCGCCCGTTGCAACCTATGGCGGATATTACTCAACGCCTGCTGTTCCCACTGCTGCAAAAGCCATTCACCTCTGTACTGCCCTATGTAACCACATCCATAAAGTGACCTGTCGCACAGCATCCTCTACGCTCAACACCGCTGGCTCTTTGTCTAGCTTCTGGGGTGGTATGGGCTGTGACTGCTTTGCTTTTTAA
- a CDS encoding cupin domain-containing protein, translated as MLIQKLNDCEEIIAGDGTVLRELLHPDKQDINLRYSLAYAILPVGKTSIPHSLKTSEVYYIISGVGEMSIDSEVCRIEPGDAVYIPPNAIQFLHNYGDEPIVFVCLVDPAWRKEDETIYAPEIEATASL; from the coding sequence ATGCTGATCCAAAAACTAAACGACTGTGAAGAAATTATCGCTGGAGATGGAACTGTTCTGCGCGAACTGCTTCATCCTGACAAACAAGACATCAACTTGCGTTACAGTTTGGCGTATGCGATCTTGCCTGTTGGCAAAACTTCGATTCCCCATTCTCTAAAGACTTCTGAGGTTTATTACATCATTAGCGGTGTTGGAGAAATGTCGATCGACAGTGAAGTTTGTCGCATTGAACCAGGCGATGCGGTTTACATTCCTCCAAATGCAATCCAGTTCCTTCACAACTACGGCGACGAACCCATTGTTTTCGTTTGTCTAGTCGATCCAGCTTGGCGCAAAGAAGACGAAACGATTTATGCACCTGAAATTGAGGCAACCGCATCACTCTAA
- a CDS encoding SgcJ/EcaC family oxidoreductase: MNSQTAQTTTAADESAIRTFHHQMIDAWNRGSGEDFAAPFSETADFIAFEGTHLKGRKAIAAFNQQAFDTVVNGTRLEGEVNFVHFLNPQLALMNGVVRVMLPGQPETSPSRDSMQLFVVMKRDEDWRIEGLLNARKLTLERQFFLDEFDSLSEEAQRQVTDLVTVIKQASLQSQE; encoded by the coding sequence ATGAATTCACAAACAGCTCAAACCACCACTGCTGCTGACGAGTCCGCAATCCGTACTTTCCATCATCAGATGATTGATGCTTGGAATCGAGGCAGCGGTGAAGACTTCGCTGCTCCGTTTAGCGAAACTGCCGATTTCATCGCGTTCGAGGGAACGCATCTCAAGGGTCGAAAAGCGATCGCTGCATTTAATCAGCAAGCTTTCGACACGGTTGTCAACGGAACACGCCTGGAGGGTGAGGTGAATTTCGTCCACTTCCTGAATCCTCAACTTGCTCTCATGAACGGAGTTGTCAGGGTAATGCTGCCCGGACAACCCGAAACTTCACCGTCACGAGATTCGATGCAGCTATTCGTCGTGATGAAACGTGATGAAGATTGGCGGATTGAAGGGCTACTCAATGCCCGGAAGTTGACGCTAGAACGGCAATTTTTCTTGGACGAGTTTGACTCGCTGAGTGAAGAGGCTCAACGTCAAGTAACCGATCTCGTTACAGTTATCAAGCAGGCTTCGCTTCAATCGCAGGAGTAA
- a CDS encoding RidA family protein, with product MNKPEFFITPGYGEYMLNKLHYSQAVKIGDRVETSGQGGWDDNLQIPESLADEIAQAFQNVERTLATAGASWEHVVHVNSYHVDGFPPEVNEVMVRLFHHYMPERAPIWTAVGVAALALPAMRIEIRVTAIVP from the coding sequence ATGAATAAGCCTGAGTTTTTTATCACTCCCGGTTATGGGGAATATATGCTGAATAAATTGCATTACTCGCAAGCAGTAAAAATTGGCGATCGAGTGGAGACATCCGGACAAGGCGGCTGGGATGACAATCTGCAAATTCCCGAATCACTCGCAGACGAGATTGCTCAAGCATTTCAGAACGTAGAGCGAACCTTAGCGACTGCTGGTGCGAGTTGGGAGCATGTTGTTCACGTTAATTCTTATCATGTTGACGGGTTTCCCCCAGAGGTGAACGAGGTGATGGTCAGGCTATTTCATCATTATATGCCCGAGCGCGCCCCAATTTGGACAGCGGTAGGAGTCGCGGCGCTTGCACTACCAGCGATGCGGATCGAAATCCGCGTGACTGCAATTGTTCCGTGA
- a CDS encoding nuclear transport factor 2 family protein produces the protein MSENNKAILAAANAAIAQGNYEGFLSFCADDTKWTFVGDKTLNGKDAVRQWMATEYVEPPLNIVANLIAEGDVVTALGNITLKDKDGKASDYSYCDIWRFRGDKIVELRAFVIKTEIKDETSSAA, from the coding sequence ATGTCAGAGAACAATAAAGCAATCTTAGCAGCGGCAAACGCGGCGATCGCCCAAGGCAACTATGAAGGATTCTTGTCGTTCTGCGCCGACGACACGAAATGGACATTCGTTGGCGACAAGACATTGAACGGAAAAGATGCCGTTCGTCAATGGATGGCAACAGAGTATGTGGAACCACCTTTGAATATCGTCGCGAACTTAATCGCTGAGGGGGATGTCGTCACGGCACTGGGCAACATCACTCTGAAGGACAAAGACGGGAAGGCCTCTGATTACTCGTACTGCGACATCTGGCGCTTTCGTGGCGACAAGATTGTCGAATTAAGGGCTTTCGTCATCAAAACCGAAATCAAGGATGAAACCAGCAGCGCGGCGTAA
- a CDS encoding nuclear transport factor 2 family protein yields the protein MVKEQTVDKQANVQATSNLTPAQEALQALWDEHLRLEFDAHNTEDTLATMVEDAYVNDIPVMTGGVGKPALREFYSKYFIPQMPPDMELTPVSRTIGTNQLVDEMLVKFTHTIQMDWMLPGIAPTLKRVEVAVVAIVQFRDGKLAHEHIYWDQASVLVQLGMLDPSTLPVVGVDSARKVLDPSLPSNALIDRASDRD from the coding sequence ATGGTCAAAGAGCAAACAGTAGACAAACAAGCAAATGTACAGGCAACCTCCAATCTGACACCTGCTCAGGAAGCCTTGCAAGCACTCTGGGATGAGCATCTGCGGCTTGAGTTTGACGCTCACAACACTGAAGATACTCTCGCCACGATGGTTGAGGATGCTTACGTTAACGACATTCCGGTAATGACTGGGGGAGTAGGGAAACCGGCACTGCGTGAGTTTTATTCCAAGTACTTCATTCCACAGATGCCGCCGGACATGGAGCTGACTCCGGTCTCGCGCACAATCGGGACCAATCAACTCGTCGATGAAATGCTAGTTAAGTTCACTCATACCATCCAGATGGACTGGATGCTACCTGGCATTGCTCCGACTCTTAAACGGGTTGAAGTGGCAGTAGTAGCGATTGTCCAGTTCCGTGATGGCAAGCTAGCCCATGAACACATCTATTGGGATCAGGCAAGTGTATTGGTTCAACTCGGCATGCTCGATCCGAGTACACTGCCCGTTGTAGGGGTTGACAGTGCGCGCAAGGTACTCGATCCGAGCTTGCCCTCAAACGCATTGATCGATCGTGCCAGCGATCGCGACTAA
- a CDS encoding SDR family NAD(P)-dependent oxidoreductase, whose product MMLKDKVALVTGGTSGIGRATALAKLNEVIASGAAGAKVLFSDIRGVEGEETADLIRETGAECLFVKSDVSSEADVRELVQKAISWVQLALRERHLRQTRLCL is encoded by the coding sequence ATGATGCTGAAAGACAAAGTTGCTTTGGTGACTGGCGGAACATCGGGCATCGGTCGAGCAACTGCGTTAGCGAAGCTTAACGAAGTTATCGCCTCCGGTGCTGCGGGTGCCAAAGTGCTCTTCTCGGACATACGCGGTGTAGAAGGTGAAGAAACTGCTGATTTGATTCGCGAGACTGGGGCGGAATGCTTGTTCGTGAAATCAGATGTATCGAGTGAGGCGGATGTCCGGGAATTGGTGCAGAAAGCGATAAGCTGGGTACAGCTTGCGCTTCGCGAACGCCACCTACGGCAGACTCGATTGTGCCTTTAA
- a CDS encoding zinc-binding dehydrogenase has translation MRRLVTSPDAVGNLTFQDTEVPTPKANECLIRVKAFSMNRGELKRSQNDPLGTPIGWDVVGVVEQTAQDGSGPPTGTKIVALSIRSEGWAEYVAISTRFLAIIPQSVSYTDAATLPVAGLTALYAVEKGSRLLGSRVLITGATGGVGLFAMQLARMMGASVVAQIRQPAQEAFVRDYGADEVVMTETGQEAKQFAPYRLIVDGVGGELVGKLTAFLAQGGTCVCYGSSSGNEMKLSLADFYSENGGQRTLYGFTLYTEVELESASSGLARLLRLVEQGRLKTHIDRAVSWREADVTSADLIGRRFSGKAVLHVD, from the coding sequence ATGCGTAGACTCGTGACTTCACCAGATGCCGTTGGCAACCTCACCTTTCAAGACACTGAAGTTCCTACTCCGAAGGCCAACGAGTGCTTGATTCGCGTCAAGGCATTTTCGATGAATCGGGGCGAACTTAAGCGATCGCAAAATGACCCACTTGGCACTCCAATTGGCTGGGATGTCGTTGGTGTTGTTGAACAAACAGCACAGGACGGTAGTGGTCCACCCACAGGGACAAAAATTGTCGCCCTCTCCATCCGCTCGGAAGGCTGGGCAGAATATGTAGCAATTTCGACTCGCTTTCTGGCTATCATTCCCCAGAGCGTATCATATACCGATGCCGCCACACTGCCCGTCGCGGGGTTAACAGCACTGTATGCAGTGGAAAAGGGATCTCGTTTACTAGGAAGTCGGGTGCTGATCACAGGGGCAACAGGGGGAGTGGGACTCTTCGCCATGCAGCTTGCTCGGATGATGGGAGCCAGCGTCGTTGCCCAAATTCGTCAGCCAGCGCAAGAAGCATTTGTGCGAGATTACGGCGCGGATGAAGTGGTGATGACCGAAACCGGGCAAGAAGCCAAGCAGTTCGCGCCTTATCGACTGATTGTCGATGGAGTAGGAGGTGAATTGGTCGGGAAGCTAACTGCGTTTTTGGCTCAAGGAGGCACCTGCGTTTGTTATGGCAGTAGTAGCGGCAACGAGATGAAGCTGTCCCTGGCAGACTTCTATTCCGAAAATGGAGGACAGCGCACGCTTTACGGGTTCACGCTGTACACCGAAGTAGAGCTGGAAAGTGCTAGTTCTGGGCTGGCTCGTCTGCTGAGGTTAGTTGAGCAGGGGCGGCTCAAAACGCATATTGATCGAGCAGTTTCATGGCGTGAAGCAGACGTTACGTCGGCTGATTTGATCGGGCGCAGATTTTCAGGTAAGGCTGTGCTGCATGTGGACTAA
- a CDS encoding DUF4079 domain-containing protein, which translates to MELRDAILLLHPAIAVIVVFPLIGIVVNRALQTRQRRLETKATGKSKITPVAGQEHVQLGRYLTGGVVGIVLIALAYAIFSKIVDKNIWTKTPFQVIFIGLLFAATLASLILLYQTRERNWRAIFATLTGMGLVVLGCQDGVYRKTNQWYISHYYYGLIAALLMIFSLAILPEIYKDKKNRWRKVHIALNCIALLIFLGLGITGTLSLLEIPLTWQESYVNMLYKQKCDTKPCIIQAPSFPQKP; encoded by the coding sequence ATGGAATTGAGAGATGCGATTTTGCTGTTGCATCCAGCGATCGCTGTGATTGTCGTCTTCCCTTTAATCGGTATTGTCGTCAACCGCGCTTTACAGACTCGTCAGCGCCGATTGGAAACTAAGGCAACGGGTAAAAGTAAAATTACCCCAGTTGCAGGACAGGAGCATGTCCAGCTAGGTCGCTATTTGACAGGTGGTGTTGTAGGAATTGTTTTAATAGCTCTAGCTTACGCTATTTTTAGTAAAATTGTAGACAAAAATATTTGGACTAAAACACCCTTTCAAGTCATCTTTATTGGACTATTATTTGCTGCTACTCTTGCTTCCTTGATTCTACTCTATCAAACAAGAGAACGAAATTGGCGTGCTATATTTGCTACTCTAACTGGGATGGGTTTAGTGGTACTTGGTTGTCAGGATGGTGTTTATCGCAAAACTAATCAGTGGTATATCTCTCATTACTACTATGGGTTAATCGCCGCCCTGTTGATGATTTTTTCTTTAGCAATTTTGCCAGAAATCTATAAAGACAAGAAAAATCGCTGGCGTAAGGTTCACATCGCTTTGAATTGCATTGCCCTTTTAATCTTTCTGGGATTGGGAATTACAGGAACACTGTCATTGTTGGAAATTCCCCTCACTTGGCAAGAATCCTATGTCAATATGCTTTATAAGCAAAAATGTGACACTAAACCCTGCATAATTCAGGCACCTTCTTTCCCTCAAAAACCTTGA
- a CDS encoding DMT family transporter, producing the protein MTRYRRTHRLIPRIPGQIYLWLAMLIFGTSSAVTRKLTQIGAQNFMGDRNPISLCNVLFVGNLCALIIFIAIYWRQWNLRALKQLSRKDWYCLVAIAILSGALAPGLIFQALALTQVNNVILVGRLEPPLTLALSLWLLKERVNLWEVMGAIAAFVGVILTIILQPPGQTMMNMGGFSVGIGEILAAAAAVASGASTIIGKRSLAKIPLGIYSIFRTALGTLIFFFIALELYGSNHFMDVFSPFLWQWMFVYAAVIVVLGQFFWSMGLRASTVSMASLIGSFSPIVGILAAYFILGEAPTFAQYVGGSVILTGVLLSQIGKRQETSRTTVFSGMDSTQGEQEVETGMGFKGM; encoded by the coding sequence GTGACCAGATACAGAAGAACACATCGTCTTATCCCAAGAATTCCAGGACAAATCTATCTCTGGCTAGCAATGCTGATTTTTGGAACATCTAGCGCAGTGACTCGGAAGTTGACACAAATCGGTGCCCAAAACTTTATGGGCGATCGCAATCCAATTTCTCTATGTAATGTTTTGTTCGTGGGAAACCTGTGTGCCTTGATAATTTTCATAGCAATTTACTGGCGACAGTGGAATCTTAGGGCTTTGAAACAACTATCAAGGAAGGATTGGTACTGTCTTGTGGCAATAGCGATTCTATCTGGAGCACTTGCCCCTGGTTTAATTTTCCAGGCATTGGCGTTAACCCAAGTTAACAATGTCATTTTAGTTGGACGTTTGGAACCGCCGCTGACTCTGGCTTTATCACTTTGGTTGTTGAAGGAACGGGTGAATCTTTGGGAAGTTATGGGAGCGATCGCCGCGTTTGTCGGCGTTATCCTAACCATCATCCTTCAACCCCCAGGACAAACCATGATGAATATGGGGGGTTTCAGTGTGGGCATTGGGGAAATTTTGGCAGCCGCAGCAGCCGTGGCATCAGGCGCTTCCACGATTATTGGCAAACGATCTCTCGCCAAAATTCCTTTGGGAATCTATAGTATCTTTCGTACTGCTTTGGGAACCTTAATCTTTTTCTTTATTGCTTTAGAGCTATATGGCAGCAACCATTTTATGGATGTGTTCTCGCCTTTCCTATGGCAGTGGATGTTTGTGTATGCTGCGGTGATTGTGGTGCTAGGTCAATTTTTCTGGAGTATGGGCTTGAGAGCTTCGACGGTGTCTATGGCTTCTTTAATTGGCTCGTTTTCTCCAATCGTAGGAATCTTGGCAGCCTATTTCATTTTAGGCGAAGCCCCTACCTTCGCTCAATATGTCGGCGGCAGCGTTATTTTAACTGGCGTCTTATTGAGTCAAATTGGCAAAAGGCAAGAAACTTCTCGCACCACTGTATTTTCCGGCATGGATTCTACCCAAGGAGAACAAGAGGTAGAAACTGGTATGGGCTTTAAGGGTATGTGA
- the murD gene encoding UDP-N-acetylmuramoyl-L-alanine--D-glutamate ligase, which translates to MPKAHVIGLGKSGIAAARLLKREGWEVELGDRNTSLDFLKQQQELAIEQITVKLGYSLELNDSDLPQLIVVSPGVPWDIPVLIQARELGIETIGEMELAWQHLQSVPWVGITGTNGKTTTTALIAAIFQQAGLNAPACGNIGYAACEVALSVENAGQTNSQVSPSSSDNQLDWVIAELSSYQIESSSSLAPRIGVWTTFTPDHLSRHKTLENYYNIKAHLLRQSQLQVFNGDDPYLRKVGASDWFDAYWTSVKGKDDLIGSKGYYIEDGWVVEKLNANSQPERIVEVSALRMVGEHNQQNLLMSVAAARLAGIDQDAIVRGVNGFPGVPHRLEHICTWEGIDFINDSKATNYDAAEVGLVSVKSPVILIAGGEAKAGDDTGWIAKIKDKAACVLLIGTAAPAFAKQLQQEGYQNYEIVETMEKAVPKSAELAKHYQASVVLLSPACASFDQYANFEQRGDHFRQLCLELDNG; encoded by the coding sequence ATGCCCAAAGCCCACGTCATTGGATTAGGAAAATCAGGTATTGCTGCGGCGAGATTGTTGAAACGGGAAGGTTGGGAGGTGGAACTCGGCGATCGCAACACCTCCTTAGACTTCCTAAAGCAACAACAAGAACTTGCCATAGAACAAATTACTGTTAAATTGGGGTACTCTTTAGAACTCAATGATTCAGACTTACCTCAACTGATAGTAGTTAGTCCTGGTGTGCCTTGGGATATACCCGTGTTAATTCAGGCACGAGAATTAGGTATTGAAACCATCGGCGAGATGGAACTCGCTTGGCAGCATTTGCAATCCGTCCCCTGGGTGGGAATTACAGGCACAAACGGTAAAACCACTACCACAGCCTTAATTGCCGCAATTTTTCAACAAGCAGGATTAAACGCTCCCGCCTGCGGTAACATTGGCTACGCTGCCTGTGAGGTTGCGCTGTCTGTGGAGAATGCAGGACAAACCAACTCACAAGTCTCCCCCTCATCATCTGACAATCAACTAGACTGGGTGATTGCAGAACTTAGTAGCTATCAAATAGAATCATCTTCTTCTCTTGCGCCTCGCATCGGTGTATGGACAACTTTCACGCCAGATCACCTCAGTCGCCATAAAACCTTAGAGAACTACTACAACATCAAAGCGCATCTGCTGCGTCAGTCTCAGTTACAAGTGTTTAACGGTGATGATCCATATTTAAGGAAAGTCGGTGCAAGTGATTGGTTTGACGCCTATTGGACAAGTGTCAAAGGTAAAGATGATTTAATCGGTTCTAAAGGCTATTACATTGAAGATGGCTGGGTTGTAGAAAAGTTGAATGCAAACTCTCAACCCGAACGCATTGTGGAAGTTTCTGCTTTACGGATGGTAGGAGAACACAATCAGCAAAATTTACTGATGTCAGTTGCAGCCGCGCGTTTAGCGGGAATTGATCAAGATGCTATTGTTCGTGGTGTAAATGGATTTCCTGGTGTTCCTCATCGTTTGGAACACATTTGTACTTGGGAAGGCATTGATTTTATTAACGACAGCAAAGCCACTAACTACGACGCTGCTGAAGTTGGCTTAGTCTCAGTCAAAAGTCCGGTTATATTAATTGCTGGTGGTGAAGCCAAAGCAGGTGATGACACTGGCTGGATAGCAAAAATTAAAGACAAAGCCGCCTGTGTATTGCTGATTGGCACTGCTGCACCGGCTTTTGCTAAACAATTGCAACAAGAAGGATATCAGAATTACGAAATTGTAGAAACAATGGAAAAAGCGGTTCCTAAATCAGCAGAATTAGCAAAACACTATCAAGCATCTGTGGTGCTGCTATCTCCTGCTTGTGCAAGTTTCGACCAATACGCTAATTTTGAACAAAGGGGCGACCATTTTCGGCAGTTGTGTTTGGAGTTGGATAACGGGTGA